From a region of the Streptococcus ruminantium genome:
- the cps2T gene encoding beta 1-4 rhamnosyltransferase Cps2T: MKHIFIIGSRGLPAQYGGFETFVQQLVGHQMSESICYHVACLSDTSHHQHSTYLGADCFTINPPKLGPARVIAYDMMAITYALKIVKEQQIERPIFYILGNTIGGFIAPFARKIHSVGGTLFVNPDGLEWRRAKWSKPVQSYLKFSEKMMAKYADLIIADNVGIENYIQSTYPGTKTRFIAYGTDLSPTKLTKGSEQVRSHFDEWGIKEKEFYLIIGRFVPENNYATAIKEFMASSTKRDLVIVANHQGSAYFQRLKEETDFETDSRIKFIGTVYDQDLLKYLRQECRAYIHGHEVGGTNPSLLEALAQTNENLVLGIDFNREVALDGARYWSKEQGNLAQLINNIDGQSEAVELGEIAKSHMQESYTWEKIVREYEELFLQ, from the coding sequence ATGAAACACATTTTTATCATCGGTAGTCGTGGATTACCAGCACAATATGGTGGCTTTGAGACCTTTGTCCAACAATTAGTCGGACACCAGATGTCCGAAAGCATTTGCTATCACGTGGCTTGTCTATCGGATACAAGTCACCACCAGCACTCAACTTATTTGGGTGCGGATTGTTTTACAATCAATCCCCCAAAACTTGGTCCTGCACGTGTCATTGCTTATGATATGATGGCCATCACTTATGCATTAAAAATAGTCAAGGAACAGCAGATAGAAAGGCCAATTTTCTATATTTTAGGAAATACCATAGGTGGTTTTATTGCTCCTTTTGCCAGAAAGATTCACTCTGTAGGCGGAACTCTATTTGTCAATCCAGATGGGTTGGAGTGGAGACGAGCTAAGTGGTCCAAACCTGTCCAATCCTACCTAAAATTTTCTGAGAAGATGATGGCAAAATATGCTGATCTTATCATTGCAGATAATGTGGGGATTGAGAATTATATTCAATCTACATACCCAGGTACTAAGACAAGGTTTATTGCGTATGGTACGGATTTAAGTCCGACAAAGTTGACAAAGGGATCTGAGCAGGTTCGCAGTCACTTTGATGAATGGGGCATTAAGGAAAAAGAATTTTATCTCATCATTGGTCGTTTTGTTCCAGAAAATAATTATGCAACAGCTATTAAAGAATTTATGGCAAGTTCTACTAAACGTGATTTGGTCATTGTAGCCAATCATCAGGGCTCTGCTTATTTCCAAAGACTAAAAGAAGAGACTGACTTTGAGACGGATAGCCGTATCAAGTTTATCGGAACAGTTTATGATCAAGACCTGCTCAAGTATCTCCGACAAGAATGTCGCGCTTATATCCATGGTCATGAGGTGGGTGGGACAAATCCCAGTCTTCTGGAAGCTCTGGCTCAGACCAATGAAAATCTAGTTCTCGGTATTGACTTTAACCGAGAAGTTGCCTTAGATGGAGCACGATACTGGAGTAAGGAGCAGGGGAATCTAGCTCAACTTATAAACAATATTGACGGACAATCCGAAGCAGTGGAGTTGGGAGAAATTGCAAAGAGTCACATGCAAGAATCCTATACATGGGAAAAAATTGTCCGAGAGTACGAGGAATTATTTCTACAATGA
- a CDS encoding polysaccharide pyruvyl transferase family protein, which produces MEYKFALMKYSTENIGDEVQSIAARRFLPHIDEYVDRDKLAEWEPKEPTKIIMNGWYNREPKGWPPQNTEKLKPLITSVHVSTKDDEVRKAFESEESLKFLLKNGPVGARDKQTLDFFEQNGLDAYFSGCLTLTLQRDPEIEKKGFILAVDVPKNVVEKMRETTNREIIELTVYHFPFLENEERFAVAEYMLALYQSAHAVVTTRLHCFLPSLAFETPVLLIKDSEKYEPARYGGLDVLPHSLTDEEYIENPKRFPLDEPLKNPERYKEIRELMIERARSFTGYSNDKTFRTLPLEKLPMDISAIRIFAYTWSSTFKKALLEGDVAWDAERIADFERIVGEKTDRISTLLFEQESLHGDIQRLNDDIDRLNDEIQKIQASFSWKITEPIRKLSSLLKRFK; this is translated from the coding sequence ATGGAATATAAATTCGCACTGATGAAGTACTCAACTGAAAATATCGGTGATGAGGTTCAGAGTATTGCTGCCAGACGCTTTTTACCACATATTGATGAATATGTTGATCGTGATAAGCTGGCAGAATGGGAACCTAAAGAGCCTACAAAGATTATTATGAATGGCTGGTACAATCGAGAACCCAAGGGATGGCCTCCTCAGAATACCGAAAAGTTGAAACCACTTATCACTTCCGTACATGTAAGTACCAAAGATGATGAGGTGAGAAAGGCTTTTGAATCGGAGGAAAGTCTAAAGTTCCTTTTGAAGAATGGTCCAGTTGGTGCACGCGATAAGCAAACATTGGACTTTTTTGAACAAAATGGACTAGATGCCTACTTTTCAGGATGTCTCACATTGACATTGCAGCGTGATCCAGAAATTGAAAAAAAGGGCTTTATTTTAGCAGTGGATGTTCCGAAAAATGTTGTTGAAAAAATGCGTGAAACAACTAATCGTGAAATTATCGAATTGACTGTCTATCATTTCCCGTTTTTGGAAAATGAGGAACGATTTGCGGTCGCTGAGTATATGCTTGCTTTGTACCAGTCAGCACACGCAGTTGTAACGACACGATTGCACTGTTTCTTGCCTTCATTGGCTTTTGAAACTCCTGTTCTTTTGATTAAGGATTCAGAAAAGTATGAACCTGCGCGATATGGTGGCTTGGATGTCTTACCACATAGCTTGACAGATGAGGAGTATATTGAAAATCCTAAGCGCTTTCCACTCGATGAGCCATTAAAAAATCCAGAAAGATATAAAGAAATTCGGGAATTGATGATAGAACGTGCCCGCAGTTTTACAGGGTATTCGAATGATAAAACTTTCCGAACGCTACCTCTAGAAAAACTTCCAATGGATATCTCAGCGATTCGTATTTTTGCCTATACCTGGTCATCTACCTTTAAGAAGGCTTTGCTTGAAGGAGATGTTGCCTGGGATGCAGAGCGGATAGCAGATTTTGAAAGAATTGTGGGAGAAAAGACGGATAGAATATCAACATTACTTTTTGAACAGGAGAGCTTACATGGTGATATTCAGCGCTTGAACGATGATATTGATCGTTTAAATGATGAAATTCAAAAAATACAAGCCTCGTTTTCATGGAAAATAACTGAGCCAATACGAAAATTATCAAGTCTATTGAAACGATTCAAATAA
- a CDS encoding rhamnosyltransferase WsaF family glycosyltransferase gives MLDKIIRSYRQEGWRATARKVKQKLTGASPLATQTIPAKIDMNKLPQMPGIREIAGADYINNPYIKPAKLAKDKLNIAWVSPPVGPGGGGHTTISRFVKYLQSKGHHITFYIHHNNTIPQSAKEAQEIFSRSYGIEVDVEELQDFKNQDVVFATSWETAYAVFNLKGEQLHKFYFVQDFEPIFFGVGSRYMLAEATYKFGFYGITAGKWLVEKVGQYGMQADYFDFGADIDIYKPQKTVVKKKKICFYARAHTERRGFEIGVMALNIFKERHPEYEIEFFGQDMSNYDIPFEFTDRGILNKEQLAELYHESVACLVLSLTNVSLLPLELLVAGCVPVMNDGDNNRMVLGEIEDILYTEAYPVSLADKLCQAVERQDITEHAQAMSEKYTGLSWEESYKKVETIICREVLND, from the coding sequence ATGTTAGATAAGATAATCAGAAGCTATAGACAAGAGGGATGGCGCGCTACAGCGAGGAAAGTGAAACAGAAATTAACTGGAGCCAGTCCTCTTGCGACACAAACGATTCCTGCCAAAATAGATATGAACAAGCTTCCGCAAATGCCCGGAATACGAGAGATTGCTGGTGCTGACTATATCAACAATCCTTACATTAAGCCTGCAAAGCTGGCAAAGGATAAACTGAATATTGCCTGGGTGTCACCTCCAGTTGGACCTGGCGGTGGAGGTCATACAACGATTTCGCGTTTCGTGAAATATTTGCAAAGTAAAGGACATCATATTACATTCTATATCCACCATAATAATACTATTCCCCAATCTGCTAAAGAAGCACAGGAAATCTTTTCACGCTCATACGGTATAGAAGTAGATGTAGAAGAGCTACAAGATTTTAAAAATCAGGATGTAGTATTTGCAACTAGCTGGGAAACAGCATATGCTGTTTTTAATCTTAAAGGTGAACAGTTACATAAGTTTTATTTTGTTCAGGATTTTGAGCCAATTTTCTTTGGTGTTGGTTCTCGTTACATGCTAGCAGAAGCTACATATAAATTTGGTTTTTACGGTATTACTGCTGGAAAATGGCTTGTAGAAAAAGTTGGTCAGTATGGGATGCAGGCTGATTATTTTGACTTTGGTGCTGATATTGATATCTATAAACCTCAAAAAACTGTTGTCAAGAAAAAGAAAATTTGTTTCTATGCTCGCGCTCATACAGAACGTCGAGGTTTTGAAATTGGTGTCATGGCTTTGAACATTTTTAAAGAACGTCATCCTGAATATGAAATCGAGTTTTTCGGTCAAGATATGTCAAATTATGATATTCCTTTTGAATTTACAGATCGTGGCATTTTGAATAAAGAACAGTTGGCAGAGCTTTACCACGAAAGTGTGGCTTGCCTTGTACTTTCTCTGACGAACGTTTCATTATTACCTTTGGAACTCCTAGTTGCTGGTTGTGTACCAGTCATGAATGATGGAGATAATAATCGCATGGTACTTGGTGAAATTGAAGACATTCTCTATACAGAGGCGTATCCTGTTTCATTGGCAGATAAATTGTGTCAAGCTGTTGAACGTCAGGATATTACAGAGCATGCTCAGGCGATGAGTGAAAAATATACAGGACTTTCGTGGGAAGAAAGTTATAAAAAAGTGGAGACGATTATTTGTCGTGAGGTTTTGAATGACTAA
- a CDS encoding glycosyltransferase family 2 protein — protein MKVNILMSTYNGQRFLPEQIRSIQEQTYTDWELFIRDDGSSDRTREIIQDFVNQDRRIHFIEEESGENIGVIKSFHRLVNYDVADYYFFSDQDDIWLPDKLEVSLQKAQMYPMDKPLMVYMDLKVVDQQLEVMTESMIRSQSHHANTELVQELTENTVTGGVAMINHHLAQMWRVTENILMHDWYLALLASAFGTLVYIDQPGELYRQHSDNVLGARTLSKRFKKWIRPHILFKVYWDLIKSSQKQASHLLGMPLSKSNRELIAAFVSIMDKPMLERYRTLRKYGLKKNKTFHTFIFTTLIVTKFAYKE, from the coding sequence ATGAAAGTAAATATACTCATGTCGACCTACAATGGTCAGCGGTTCTTACCAGAACAGATTCGCTCCATTCAAGAACAAACTTACACAGATTGGGAGCTTTTCATTCGCGATGATGGTTCGAGCGATCGGACTAGAGAGATTATCCAAGATTTTGTTAATCAAGATCGTCGGATTCATTTTATCGAAGAGGAATCAGGAGAAAACATAGGAGTTATCAAAAGCTTCCATCGCCTAGTCAATTACGATGTTGCAGACTATTATTTTTTCAGCGACCAAGACGATATCTGGCTACCAGATAAACTGGAAGTTAGCTTACAAAAAGCTCAGATGTATCCGATGGATAAACCACTCATGGTATACATGGACTTAAAAGTGGTTGATCAACAGTTAGAGGTCATGACCGAGAGTATGATTCGTTCCCAATCTCATCATGCTAATACTGAATTGGTTCAGGAGTTAACAGAAAATACAGTTACCGGTGGCGTTGCCATGATCAACCATCATCTAGCACAAATGTGGCGAGTAACAGAAAATATTCTCATGCATGATTGGTATTTAGCTCTGCTAGCATCCGCATTTGGAACACTGGTTTATATTGATCAGCCAGGCGAACTATATCGGCAGCATTCTGATAATGTTTTGGGTGCGAGAACTCTATCTAAACGATTTAAAAAATGGATCCGTCCTCATATTCTATTTAAAGTCTATTGGGATTTGATAAAAAGCAGTCAAAAGCAAGCTAGTCATTTACTAGGGATGCCTCTTTCTAAGTCGAACAGAGAGTTGATTGCAGCCTTTGTATCCATTATGGATAAGCCTATGCTGGAACGTTATAGAACCTTGCGTAAGTATGGTTTGAAAAAAAATAAAACCTTTCACACATTTATATTCACAACACTGATTGTGACAAAATTTGCTTATAAGGAATAA
- a CDS encoding ABC transporter permease: protein MNLLNKENQILLREMVKTDFKLRYQGSLIGHLWSILKPFMMFTIMYLVFVRFLKFDDGTPHYAVSLLLGMVTWNFFTEATNMGMLSIVSRGDLLRKISFPKELIVISSIVGAAINYGINIAVVMLFAIINGVQLDFGILMLIPAFLELIVLATGVALILSSLFVKYRDMGPIWEVVLQAGMYSTPIIYSITYIIQRGHTGVAKVMMMNPIAQIVQDLRHHIVYDGATISWDIYEAKWMVAIPYVLSILIFVVGYTIFKKNSKKFAEIL from the coding sequence ATGAACTTATTAAATAAAGAAAACCAGATTCTCCTGAGAGAAATGGTAAAAACTGATTTTAAACTTCGCTACCAAGGCTCCTTAATCGGGCACCTCTGGTCCATTTTGAAGCCATTTATGATGTTCACCATTATGTATTTGGTTTTTGTGAGATTTTTAAAGTTTGACGACGGTACTCCACACTATGCGGTAAGTCTGCTTCTTGGTATGGTGACTTGGAACTTCTTTACAGAAGCCACCAATATGGGGATGCTCTCAATTGTTTCTCGAGGTGACTTGTTGCGCAAAATCAGCTTCCCTAAAGAACTTATTGTTATTTCTTCAATTGTGGGTGCTGCAATCAACTATGGCATTAACATTGCTGTAGTAATGCTTTTTGCGATCATCAATGGAGTACAACTTGATTTTGGTATATTGATGCTGATTCCTGCATTTTTGGAATTGATCGTGTTAGCGACAGGTGTTGCCCTTATCCTTTCTAGCTTATTTGTAAAATATCGTGATATGGGACCAATCTGGGAAGTTGTATTACAAGCCGGGATGTATTCAACACCGATTATTTATTCGATTACCTATATTATCCAACGCGGTCATACGGGAGTGGCGAAGGTGATGATGATGAATCCAATTGCTCAGATTGTACAAGATCTTCGTCATCATATTGTATATGATGGAGCAACTATTTCATGGGATATTTATGAAGCTAAATGGATGGTTGCCATTCCTTACGTATTATCAATTCTAATTTTTGTTGTTGGATATACCATCTTTAAAAAGAATTCTAAAAAATTTGCGGAGATTCTATAA